CTGGCGTACCTGCTCGCGCTGGTCGGCCTGCTCGCGGCGGTCGGCCGGGTGGCCGACGCGGTCGGTCGCAAACTCACCTACGTCTACGGGTTCGGCGTGTTCACCGTCGCGTCGGTCGCTTGCGGGCTGGCCCCGACGCTCGGCTGGCTCATCGCGTTCCGGGTGGTGCAGGCGATCGGGGCCGCGATGCTGCAAGCCAACAGCGTCGCCCTGGTGGTGCGCAGCGTGCGCGCGGACCGGATGCGCGCCGCCCTCGGGGTGCAGGCGGCCGCGCAGGCGCTCGGGCTCGCGTTGGGGCCGGCGGTGGGCGGGCTGCTGGTCGACACGGTCGGCTGGCGATGGGTCTTCCTGGTCAACGCGCCGGTCGGGCTCGCCGGGCTGATCGCCGGGCGCTACTTGCTGCCGCGGACTCGCGAGCGGACCCCGCTCGGCCGGTTCGACGGCGCGGGCGTCGCGTTGCTGGCGACGGCGTCGACCGCGCTGCTGCTGACGATCTCCGCGGTGTCCGGGCTGGCGGTGCCCGGATGGGTGCTGACGGTGCTGGCCGGAGTGACGGTGGCCGCGGCGATCGGTTTCGTGCTGCGGGAAAACTCGGCCAGCAGCCCGATTCTGCAGCTTTCGGTGCTGCGGCCGCCGGTGGTGTCGCTGGGCCTGGCCGGGGCGCTGTGCGGGTACCTCGTCCTTTTCGGCCCGCTGACGTTGCTGCCGCAGGTGCTCGGCGCGGCGGGCGGCACCGGGCTCGTGCTGACCTGCCTGCCCGCCGGATTCGCGGTCGCGGCGGTGCTGGCGGACCGGGTCCTGCCGGCGAGGTTCGGTGCCCGCGCCCGCACGGTCCTCGGCGCGCTGGTCGCCGCGGCCGGCTGCGCCGGGCTGGGGCTGGCGTCCGCGGAGTGGGAGGTGGGCGTGTCGCTGGTGGTGGCCGGGTTGGGTCTGGGAGTGTTCATTCCGGCGAACAACTCGGCTGTCATGGGCGCGATCCCGGCGCGGATGTCGGCCACCGGAGGAGGACTGGTGAACATGGCGCGCGGACTGGGGACGGCGCTCGGAGTGGCGCTGGTGACGTTGTGCCTGCACGCCGCCGGAGAAACGGCCGCGGTCGCGGTGCTGGCGGCCGCCGCGGTGCTGGCCGCGGCGACCGGGCTCGCGGCGCGTCCGGAGACGGGTCGGTGACCGGCGCGGAACCAGGGCTCGCGGACGTCGTCGCCCGGCTGCGGCGTGCGATGCGGCGGGCCGCGCGGACGGCGGACCCGGACAACACGCTGTCGGTCGCGCAACTGGAACTGCTGTCCTGCCTCTCGGAAAACCCCGGCGCGCGGCCCAGCCGGATCGCGCAGCTGCTGAAGCTGGCCCCGAACTCGGTGACGACGATGGTGACCGGCCTGCGCGCGCGAGACCTGGTCACTCGCACGAGCGGCGGCGACGACCGGCGGACGGTGGCGCTGGAACTCACCGGCAGCGGGCGCGCCGCGGTCGAGAAGTGGCAGGGGCACAACGCCGCCATCCTCGCCGCGGCGCTCGACGGGGTGCATCCGGCGTGGCGGCATCTGATCGCCGCCGCGGTGCCCGCGCTCAACGAGCTGGTCCGGGCGATCGACGCGCTCGCGGAGTCCGGCCAGGAGCACTGACCGGACTCGCCGAGCTGTGCACCGCGCCGGACCGCGCGGCGCGGTCGCGGTGCCTGGGCGGCGGGCAGCCAGTTTGCTGGTCGGTCCGTGAAGGGCCCCTTGAGGGAATCCAAGTGCCGGAAGGAGTCCTTCACGGCCAGACCAGCGGACCGTTCGGCGAACTCCACCTGAGACAAGCTTCAGCCGCGGCCCGCGAGCATCACGACAGCGCCACGTGAGACCTGCCCCAAGGCATCGAACGCGGGTCGCCGCAGGGGAGGCGGACCACCGGCTCGTGATCGGCGAATCGTCCCGGGGGCGAACGGCGAAATCAGGCGCGCGGGACCGCGTCAACGCGAGATTCCCTGGGCCGCAACGGGGAAAGCGCTCCGGCGAGCGCGAATCGGCCCGGCCCGACGAACGCGAGGATCAGCAGCGTCCAGCAGAACATCGCCGCCGCTTCGCCGCCGTTCTCGATCGGGAAAAGCGCCTTCGGCAGGTGGACGGTGAAGTAGGCGAACGCCATCGACCCGGATCCGAGCAAGGCCGCGAGCCGGCTTCCGATGCCGAGCAGCACCAGGACTCCCGCGACGAGCTGGATGAGCGCCGCCCACCAGCCGGGCCAGGCCCCGGCCGGGGCGGGGTCGTGCGCGCCCAGCACTCCGAACAGCGTTTTCACGCCGTGGCAGGCAAAAAGAAACCCGATGACGATGCGGAACAGTCCGATCGCATAATCCCGTGCCGCGTCCAGCCGGTGCATGCTGCCTCCACAAAGGACGACTCGGACGGACAGCCCCGCTGCCGTGCGGGCACCGGTCCGGCCCGTTAAGTGGTCCAGACCTTTTGGCGGACCGGTACCAGGTATACCGGCCACCCGAGCCAGGCGATACCTGCGAAAGTCAGGTTCCGCCCGAATCGCGGTGCGTGGTCACGGTCGGTGCGGGTACCGGCGTCCGATCCGGGGACGGCCCGGGGCGGTGCGGAGGAATGGGTTCGTTCGTTTGCCGGAACGAACGGTACGGACAATTCGGCGGGCAAAGCCGGGCGGGCGGCAGCGATTTCCGGGCTCGGCACTGCGCTGCTACGCCGGCCACCCGTATCGCAGCACTTCGAACACCCCCGCCAGCGCCGCCAGCGGATCCGCCGCTGTCCCGGTCAAATCCGGCACCTCCAGCACGAACCGGGCCAACGCCAGCACCGCCGGATCATCCGCCGCGAGTCCGCTCTCCTCGGCCAGCACCGGCACCAGCAACGGCTCGCACGAATGCCACAACCGTCGCGCGTAGGACCGCAAGGCCGGCGTCTCCACGATCAGATCCCGCTTCTCCGCGTGTTCCGCGGGCAGTTTCGTCGAATACGGACCTCTGCTCGCGAAAAACCGCTCCAGTGCGTCCAGTACCGACTCCGTGTCTGCCCGCTCTCGCACTGCCGCGACGATCCCCGCCCGTCGTTCGCTGCCGTCGTCGAAGATCAACGCTTCCTTGCCGTCGGGGACGTGCGCGAAGAGCGTGGCGACCGAGATGTCCGCTGCGTCGGCGATTTGCGCGACCGTCACCCCGTCGTAACCGTGCTCCAGAAACAGCCGCAGGGCGACCTCGTCCAGGCGGCGGCGGGTTTCGAGTTTGCGGCGTTCGCGGCGTCCGGTGTTGACCACGGGGCCAGCCTACCTCAAATCTAAAGTGAGTATATAATCAGAATGACTACAGATTTGGGAGGCGTCATGGCGGTGCTGGTGACCGGCGGCAACGCGGGGATCGGCTACTTCGTCGCGGAGCAGCTGGCCGAGCAGGGCGTGGAGGTCGTCCTCGGCAGCCGCGACGCGGGGAAAGCCGAGGTCGCGCTGAAAGTGCTCCGGGAGCGGGTGCCAGAAGCGCGGGTGCGGCACGTGCCGCTGGACCTGGCGTCGCTTGAGCAGATCAAGGAGGTCGACGCGGGCCCGCTCGAGGCGGTCGTGCTGAACGCGGGCGTGTACCTCCAGCAAGCCGAGCGGCGCGAGACCCCGGCGGGGCACGAGATGGCGTTCGGCGTCAATCACCTCGGGCATTTCGCGTTGGTAGCGGCGCTGTGGCCGCAATTGCGGCCGGACGCGCGGATCGTCAACACCGGCAGCTTCGCCGCGAAGTCCGCCAAGCTCGATTTCGCGGATCTCCAGACCCGCCAGAACTACACGCCGAAACTCGCCTACGAGCGGTCGAAACTCGCGCAGACGCTGTTTGCGCTGGAGCTGGACCGGCGGCTGAAAGCGGCGGGCAGCGACCGGCTCAGCGTGGTCGCGCACCCGGGCGGCGCTCTCGACAGCCTG
This sequence is a window from Amycolatopsis benzoatilytica AK 16/65. Protein-coding genes within it:
- a CDS encoding MarR family winged helix-turn-helix transcriptional regulator: MTGAEPGLADVVARLRRAMRRAARTADPDNTLSVAQLELLSCLSENPGARPSRIAQLLKLAPNSVTTMVTGLRARDLVTRTSGGDDRRTVALELTGSGRAAVEKWQGHNAAILAAALDGVHPAWRHLIAAAVPALNELVRAIDALAESGQEH
- a CDS encoding SDR family NAD(P)-dependent oxidoreductase — encoded protein: MAVLVTGGNAGIGYFVAEQLAEQGVEVVLGSRDAGKAEVALKVLRERVPEARVRHVPLDLASLEQIKEVDAGPLEAVVLNAGVYLQQAERRETPAGHEMAFGVNHLGHFALVAALWPQLRPDARIVNTGSFAAKSAKLDFADLQTRQNYTPKLAYERSKLAQTLFALELDRRLKAAGSDRLSVVAHPGGALDSLTPDRPPLHVRKAKDRLGLSRIILQGKDGGARTAVRAAVGPDVHSGQIWGPRVFGLRGRPRPEPVRAPYADVEAAQQLWAASVELTGVEPLVS
- a CDS encoding MFS transporter → MTIGHERARPAIVRDHPMAGWFAVGAVCFGAFMGQLDASIVTLTFPALQHEYGEPLAAVQWVSLAYLLALVGLLAAVGRVADAVGRKLTYVYGFGVFTVASVACGLAPTLGWLIAFRVVQAIGAAMLQANSVALVVRSVRADRMRAALGVQAAAQALGLALGPAVGGLLVDTVGWRWVFLVNAPVGLAGLIAGRYLLPRTRERTPLGRFDGAGVALLATASTALLLTISAVSGLAVPGWVLTVLAGVTVAAAIGFVLRENSASSPILQLSVLRPPVVSLGLAGALCGYLVLFGPLTLLPQVLGAAGGTGLVLTCLPAGFAVAAVLADRVLPARFGARARTVLGALVAAAGCAGLGLASAEWEVGVSLVVAGLGLGVFIPANNSAVMGAIPARMSATGGGLVNMARGLGTALGVALVTLCLHAAGETAAVAVLAAAAVLAAATGLAARPETGR
- a CDS encoding DoxX family protein; this translates as MHRLDAARDYAIGLFRIVIGFLFACHGVKTLFGVLGAHDPAPAGAWPGWWAALIQLVAGVLVLLGIGSRLAALLGSGSMAFAYFTVHLPKALFPIENGGEAAAMFCWTLLILAFVGPGRFALAGALSPLRPRESRVDAVPRA
- a CDS encoding TetR/AcrR family transcriptional regulator — protein: MVNTGRRERRKLETRRRLDEVALRLFLEHGYDGVTVAQIADAADISVATLFAHVPDGKEALIFDDGSERRAGIVAAVRERADTESVLDALERFFASRGPYSTKLPAEHAEKRDLIVETPALRSYARRLWHSCEPLLVPVLAEESGLAADDPAVLALARFVLEVPDLTGTAADPLAALAGVFEVLRYGWPA